In the genome of Oligoflexus sp., the window AATATGACCACCAAGCCAGTTCGCAATGTTGTCATCGTCGGGACCGGACCTGCGGGGCTGACTGCAGCCATCTATGCTGCCCGCGCCAACCTCAGTCCAGTGATCTATGCGGGAATCATGCATGGTGGTCAGCTGACCACGACTACGGAAGTGGAAAACTTTCCCGGCTTCGAACACGGTATCCTCGGCCCCAAGCTGATGCAGGATATGAGCGCGCAGGCGGAGCGTTTCGGTACCGAGATCATCTACGATACGATCACCAAGGTGGACTTCTCGGGCCCTGTGAAAAAACTGTGGACCGATAGTGAAGAGATACACGCGAAAGCCGTGATCATTTCCACGGGCGCGACTGCCAAGACCCTGCAGGTCGATGGCGAGTGGGGCCTTATGGGCCGTGGTGTTTCCACCTGCGCGACCTGTGACGGATTCTTCTTCAAAGGCAAGCGCGTGATCGTGGTCGGCGGCGGTGATTCGGCGATGGAAGAAGCGAATTATCTGAGCAAGCTTTGCAGCGAGGTGATCCTTGTGCATCGCCGTGAAGTTTTCAAGGCTTCGCCCATCATGCTCGACCGCGCCCGCAAGAATTCCAAGATCAATTTCAAACTGCCTTTCACCATCAGCTCCCTGCAGTCGGATAATTCGGGGCTGACCGGCGTGGTCCTGGAAAATACGGAAACCGGTGCGAAAGAGGAGATGAAGATAGATGGCCTTTTCTATGCCATCGGCCATACCCCCAACTCGTCGGTGTTCCAGCCCTTTGTGGATTTGGACGATCATGGTTACATCAAGGTCACCAACTACACCAAGACCAAGACTCCAGGCGTGTTTGCCGCCGGTGATATCGCGGATCCGCATTTCAAGCAGGCGATCACGGCAGCCGGCATGGGCTGTCAGGCCGCGATCCAGGCCCAACATTACCTGGAAAGCCTTTCCAACTAGGAGCACCCTGTGAGTTTTCTTAAACGCATTCAGGAAAAATTCAGCGGCTCGGAAGCACGTCCCGCTGCGACTCCGGCCGCTCCCGCGCCTGCGCCTTCTGCTCCAGCAGAAAAGGCTCCGGCCCGTGCGCCCGGCGCCCAGGCTCAGGTGCCGCCGAAAGCTGGTGCTTTGGATCAGGTGAAGCATCTGATCGCCGTCGGTTCCGGAAAAGGCGGCGTGGGAAAATCCACGGTCGCTTTGAATTTGGCTCTGGCCCTGGCTCAGGATGGATATAAAGTCGGCATCGTGGATGCCGATGTTCATGGCCCGTCCCTGCAGCAGATGACGAACGCCGCGCGGCCGACGATAACCGACGATGACCTTCTTATTCCCTCGGAATATGAAGGCGTGAAGCTCATGTCGATCGGAATGTTCGCGGCCCCTGGCCAGGCCCAGCTGATGCGCGGGCCCATGGTGACCCAGGTGATTCGTCAGTTTCTGACTCAGGTGGTCTGGGGTGAACTCGATTACCTCGTCATCGACCTGCCGCCGGGAACCGGAGATATTCATCTGACTCTGGCGCAGATGGTGCCTCTGAGCGGTGCGGTGCTCGTCACGACCCCGCAGGAGGTTTCGCTCATCGACGTCCGCAAGGCCGTGCACATGTTCAAGACCGTGAACGTGCCGGTGCTCGGAATCGTTGAAAACATGAGCTACTTCATCTGCGATGGCTGCGAGAAAAAGCATTATATCTTCCGTCGCGGCGGCGGCAAAAAACTTGCCGACGAAGCCCAGATTCCTTTGCTGGCTGAATTGCCCCTCGACCCCCGCGTGGCGGATGCCGGTGATGAAGGCGTGGCCTTCGTCGTCAGCAATCCATCCTCGGTTGTCGGTCAGGCCTATCAGGAGATGGCAAGACGCGTGAAGAGTCACGAGGCCCTTGTGAATCGTGACAGCGATGGAGCTTTGGGCTATTTCCTGTTGGAGTGGAAACGCAATGTCTGATCAAGCGCGAGTACAACGCATCTGGCAACAGGATGATCGCACTCTGGCTATCAGCTGGACCGATGGCCGCAAGAGTCTTTACGATGTGGTGGAGCTGCGCCGGCAGTGCCGCTGTGCGAACTGCGTCGATGAAGTGACCAAAAAGCGGACGGTGAATCCGGATGATATTCCGGAAAGCGTGCGTCCCGTCAAGATAGAATCGGTCGGACGCTATGCCCTGACGATTCAATTCACAGACGGCCACAGGACCGGCATCTATCCCTTTGAAAGGCTGCGCGAGATCGGTTGATGCCGATCTTAATGCGGGCCTTCGTTCAGGTATTCATCCAGGGCTGCTGCGGCAGCCTCGAATTCCTGCTCCAGGTGTTTGACACCTTCCGGCCCCAGGCTCAATTTCACTTCCGCTTCGGAATTCTCCAGGACCATCAGCAAATCAGACAGCCGCAAGGCACCCACGTTGTGGGCCATGCCCAGCATTTTGTGGATCACATAGCTGACTTCCGCTTCATCCTGTTTCTGCAGAC includes:
- the trxB gene encoding thioredoxin-disulfide reductase, producing the protein MTTKPVRNVVIVGTGPAGLTAAIYAARANLSPVIYAGIMHGGQLTTTTEVENFPGFEHGILGPKLMQDMSAQAERFGTEIIYDTITKVDFSGPVKKLWTDSEEIHAKAVIISTGATAKTLQVDGEWGLMGRGVSTCATCDGFFFKGKRVIVVGGGDSAMEEANYLSKLCSEVILVHRREVFKASPIMLDRARKNSKINFKLPFTISSLQSDNSGLTGVVLENTETGAKEEMKIDGLFYAIGHTPNSSVFQPFVDLDDHGYIKVTNYTKTKTPGVFAAGDIADPHFKQAITAAGMGCQAAIQAQHYLESLSN
- a CDS encoding Mrp/NBP35 family ATP-binding protein codes for the protein MSFLKRIQEKFSGSEARPAATPAAPAPAPSAPAEKAPARAPGAQAQVPPKAGALDQVKHLIAVGSGKGGVGKSTVALNLALALAQDGYKVGIVDADVHGPSLQQMTNAARPTITDDDLLIPSEYEGVKLMSIGMFAAPGQAQLMRGPMVTQVIRQFLTQVVWGELDYLVIDLPPGTGDIHLTLAQMVPLSGAVLVTTPQEVSLIDVRKAVHMFKTVNVPVLGIVENMSYFICDGCEKKHYIFRRGGGKKLADEAQIPLLAELPLDPRVADAGDEGVAFVVSNPSSVVGQAYQEMARRVKSHEALVNRDSDGALGYFLLEWKRNV
- a CDS encoding DUF971 domain-containing protein translates to MSDQARVQRIWQQDDRTLAISWTDGRKSLYDVVELRRQCRCANCVDEVTKKRTVNPDDIPESVRPVKIESVGRYALTIQFTDGHRTGIYPFERLREIG
- a CDS encoding Hpt domain-containing protein translates to MNTMPQPQSFFELSEDQDMPFMSSSPILNENLLAQYEAMDEGVTEDPLLPKLVGIFQKHLPEHLKRLDAGLQKQDEAEVSYVIHKMLGMAHNVGALRLSDLLMVLENSEAEVKLSLGPEGVKHLEQEFEAAAAALDEYLNEGPH